The window CCCCAACGGTGCCGGCAAATCTACCTTTATCAAGGCGGTCCTGGGGTTTGTAAAACCGGACCTGGGTACGGTAAAAATCAAAGGTGTTCATGCAAAAAACGCCAAAGGCCAGGTGGCCTATGTGCCCCAGCGTGGGGCAGTGGACTGGGATTTTCCCATCACGATCCGGGAAGTAGCCCTTATGGGACGGTACCAGCAGATCCCCTGGTATCGTTCGCCTCGTAAAAAAAGATCTGGATGCCGCCATGCAAGCCCTGGACATGGTGCGCATGGCCGACTTTGCCCACCGGCAGATCGGCGAACTTTCCGGCGGACAGCAGCAGCGGGTTTTCATGGCCCGGGCCCTGGCCCAGGGCAGCGACATCCTTCTGTTGGACGAGCCGTTTGCCGGGGTGGATGCGGCAACAGAGCGGGCCATTCTGGATGTACTGGAGCGCGCAAAAAACTCGGGTAAAACGCTGGTGGTCGTTCACCACGACCTGTCCACTGCCGCAGAGTACTTTGACAAACTGCTGATCGTCAAACAGCGTCTCTACGCCTCCGGAGAGCCGGATATTGTCCTCCAGGAAGATCTGCTCAGCCAGGTCTATGAGGGTCGGCTCAAAATTTTCAAGGATGTAATTAAAAAGGAAGAGACGGATGTTTGATCTTTTTTTTGCCCCCCTGGCGGAGACCTATTTTCAGAAAGCCCTGATCTCCTTTGTCTCAAGGATTTCTCGTATAAAGGAGGATGCCGCCATCGGTATCATGTACACAGGTATCTTTGCCCTGGGTGTGGTTGCTGTCTCCATTTTCAGACACTACATCCATATTGATCTGATGCATTTCATCATGGGCGATATTCTGGGGGGAGCAGACACAGATCTCTGGGCCTCAGCCTTTGTCGCCGCCGGAGTTCTGACGGTCATCATCCTCTTTTTTCGTCATTTTCAACTGGCCACCTTTGATCCGATCATGGCCGCCTCCATCGGCCTGCCCGTGGTCCTTCTGGATTATCTGTTTACCACATGCGTCTCTCTGGTCGTGGTCTCTGCCGTGAGCATGGTGGGGGTGATCCTGGTGGTGGGGCTTCTTATCACCCCGGCGGCAACAGCCTATCTTCTTTCAGACCGCCTGGACAAAATGATGATGCTTTCAGCTCTGTTCGGGGTATCCTCGGTCATTGGCGGACTATATCTCTGCGTCTGGCTGGATTCGGCGGGAGGAGGTGCCATCATGCTCTTTTGCACCCTGCAGTTTCTGGTGGTATTGACCGTGGCACCCAAATACGGTTTGCTTGCCAGATGGATTCGGCTGAGAAACATAGTGCCGCAACAGGTTGTTGAAGATGTTCTGACCACAGTGCTGCGAAACGGAAAAGCCGCATCCCCAAGCCTTATTCACAAATATGTCGGACAGGGAAAGGGCCTGCATAAAACCCTTCGACGGATGATCCAGGATGGTTTGCTTAGGCATGAGGGTCAAGCCTTGGCTCTGACGGACAAGGGGAGAAAAGAGGCCAGTACGGTACTGCGGGCCCATCGCCTCTGGGAAACTTACCTGAAAAGCATCGGCACCCCGGAAAAAGAAGTCCATGCCACTGCCCATCAACTGGAACATCTCGATCAGACCCAGACCCTGGCTTACCTTGATAAAAAAATTGGGTAACCCGAAAGCAGATCCTCACGGTAAAACCATTCCTGCAACACAAAATAATTCAGGGGTTGTTAAAATATGAAGACATATCAGCGTCTGTGAATGATGTTGGCATGATTGTTATGGTGAACGGTTTGATTCGTTTTGCATGATCAGTAAATCTTTTTATTTTTTAAACAACAGGATGCAACAAATTAACTTTTATTTCTTAACTGTCATTGTGTTTCCGGTTTTATTATTTTTATCGGCTAAACCAGTTGCTGCACACCCACATGTATTCATTGCACAGGACACTAAAATTGTTTTTGATGAGAAAGGGTTGGCAGGCTTTAAAATATACTGGGCCTTTGATGAGATGTTCTCCGTTATGATTGCCGAGGATTTTGACAAGGACCAAAACGGCACTTTAGGTGAGCAGGAGATAGCCACGATCAAGGAAAAAGCTTTTAGTTATATTGCCCCCTATAATTATTATATCCACATAAAAATTGAAGGAAATCCATTTACTGTCAAGTTTATCACAGACTTTAACGCAACACTTAACAAGGGCAAACTCAGCTATGAGTTTTTTATCCCCTGTCATGTGACAGCTGAAAAAAATCCCAAGAATATCGTCCTTTCACCTTATGACCCGGAGTATTATTCCGATATTTATTTTCCGAATGAAAAACTTATGCCTTTCGAAAAGGCAGAGGCGTTTATCATTGAAACAAAAATTAAAAGAGACATGTCCACATTGATTTATTACGAAACTGTCAATCCCCTGGCCATCTTCTTAAATTTTAAGTTGAAATAATGAAAAAATTATTTTTAGTTTGTATCGCGGTATTGTTGTTTTCAAACCTGTCTGTGGTATTTGCTCCCAAAGCTTGCTTTTTGGAAACCTGGTGGCTCTTACCCACGGCTTTTCAGGAATCTTTCTTGTCTTGTCCGTCAAGTTTATTATTCACGTCAGTATCACAAGATCCCTGGAAACCATGACATATGTGACTCAAATTATCAGTTTTTCTTTTATCAGTGTGATGGGATTAATCCTGTTTTTAAAGAGCCTGCCAAATTGGTTCAGGAAAGCGCCTGCCGGAAATAAAACACCAACATGGCTGTTTGGCCCGTTTGCCACCGCCTTTGCTGTGGGGCTTATTCCATGTCCCGGAGTTGTCATGGTCATGCTCTTTGCCATCTCCTTAAATTTAAACGGGTTGGGGATTTTATTGGGCTTCTGTATTACTGCCGGAATGGCTTCAACAATTACATTGGTTATTCTGGCAGGGATGTCCGGAAAATCTGTTATCTTAAAATTGTCCGGCCGTCAGGAAAAATTGCGGTATATCGTCGAAAATTCGATTGAGACCATTGCCGGCTTCCTTGTGGCGACTTTGGGAGTAATTCTGTTACTGGCAAATCTATAAGCCAAATAGAAATAAACAATCAATGGGCTCCCAGGTGATCACTTATCAAAAGTTGCCAGCACCAAACAGACAGGCGGAAAGAAATAACGAAAAAAGTCAATTTTCTCATCAGAAACCTCTCAAAAAAAATATTGACATTTTTCATATTATAGAGAATAGTCCGGCCAGTTTTCAGGTGCCAATAGAGCTTAAAAGGGAACCCTGTGAGAATCAGGGACGGGCCCGCCGCTGTATTCGAGGACGAACACTGCAATTTAGCCACTGACTTAAATGTTGGGAAGGCGCAGTTATTAGGATGATCCGAAAGTCAGAATATCTGCCTGGAAATGTAATGTATGTCGCCCGAGGACAAGGCAGACATACCATGACTGTGGAAAAAACCAGGGAATCCCAGATCAATCTTTTAACTAAAGGGTCTGGGATTTTTATTTTAAGTAAAATTAAATAATTACTGATTCCGGACCAAAGCCGAAGCTATGCAAGACAGGTAAAATTCGTTTCTATTTCTACGCAATTTTACCCCGAAGCCTGGCAAGGAGGATAAGGTGAAATCCGGTTTAGTGGTTCTTGTTGTAATGCTGTGTAGTTATCCGGTGGCGGTGTTGGCCGGGCAAGATGTCGAAGCTGTTCACAAATTAGACGAAATCGTTGTCACCTCAACCCAGAAGGCCAAAGCGGTTGACACACCTGCAAGCCTTTCCATCATTACCGGTGAAGAACTCCGGGACATGGGCGCTAAAAACATTGTTGAAGCGCTGTCCAAAATTCCCGGGGTCACTGACAGCAGTTCAAAAAGCCAATCGGTCATTATCCGCGGAAACAAAAGTGCAATGGCCGGCGGCCCGGTTCTTTTAATTGACGGGGTGCCTTTAAAAATGGGGGATTACCGGTATACTGAGTTTGATTTTATTCCGGTGAACCAGATCGAACGGATCGAAGTGCTGCGGTCGGCGGGCATTGCCTATGGTCCGGGGGCGGCCAGGGGGGTGATCAATGTGATCACCAAAAAGAGCACCCGGGATGGTTTCCATGGTGATGTTTTCGCTTCCTACGGTTCATGGGACACCCATGACGAAAACGTCTCCTTATCCGGTATGAAGAATAAATTTGATTTTCTGGTTGATGCTGAAAACTATCACACAGA is drawn from uncultured Desulfobacter sp. and contains these coding sequences:
- a CDS encoding DUF1007 family protein: MQQINFYFLTVIVFPVLLFLSAKPVAAHPHVFIAQDTKIVFDEKGLAGFKIYWAFDEMFSVMIAEDFDKDQNGTLGEQEIATIKEKAFSYIAPYNYYIHIKIEGNPFTVKFITDFNATLNKGKLSYEFFIPCHVTAEKNPKNIVLSPYDPEYYSDIYFPNEKLMPFEKAEAFIIETKIKRDMSTLIYYETVNPLAIFLNFKLK
- a CDS encoding iron chelate uptake ABC transporter family permease subunit, giving the protein MFDLFFAPLAETYFQKALISFVSRISRIKEDAAIGIMYTGIFALGVVAVSIFRHYIHIDLMHFIMGDILGGADTDLWASAFVAAGVLTVIILFFRHFQLATFDPIMAASIGLPVVLLDYLFTTCVSLVVVSAVSMVGVILVVGLLITPAATAYLLSDRLDKMMMLSALFGVSSVIGGLYLCVWLDSAGGGAIMLFCTLQFLVVLTVAPKYGLLARWIRLRNIVPQQVVEDVLTTVLRNGKAASPSLIHKYVGQGKGLHKTLRRMIQDGLLRHEGQALALTDKGRKEASTVLRAHRLWETYLKSIGTPEKEVHATAHQLEHLDQTQTLAYLDKKIG
- a CDS encoding ATP-binding cassette domain-containing protein, translating into MQALDMVRMADFAHRQIGELSGGQQQRVFMARALAQGSDILLLDEPFAGVDAATERAILDVLERAKNSGKTLVVVHHDLSTAAEYFDKLLIVKQRLYASGEPDIVLQEDLLSQVYEGRLKIFKDVIKKEETDV